Within the bacterium genome, the region CAAAGTTCTGCTTTCGCTACTCATGCTTGCTCGTCCGGGCCGCGATGTCATCAAACGTACGCAACTCACTTTTGAGAGTAGAAATCTGGCTGGCCTTCGTTTTATGAATCGCGACTTGTCCGGCGTTTCATTTAGACAATCCGATCTTTCGCATGGGGTATTCAGGGACTGCGATCTTCGGGGAGCGCTATTTGAGGGGACGTTTCTTCACCGCACGCGTTTCGAAGGCGATAATGATTTAAGGGATGCGCGGTTTGGGGACTCAAGCCGTGCTTTTTCCATCTTCGTTGGCTCCAAGCTCCTCGATGACCCGGGACAAATCAAGGAATGGTTGGCCGCCCGGACGGGCAGGCCGGTTCCTACTGCAGAGTCTTGTCCAACGGCATTGCAACTGCGATATCTCTTCGGCAAATACATCACGCCTCTCGGCACGCCCAAAAGAGATTATCTAAAGCACGATGCCCTGGTTGCCGGAAGACAATATCCCGGTGCCGCCAGACCGGAGGCTTGTTTAGATGAAGCGGTGAGTGAGGGATACCTTACCGGGCCGGATTTCCGCAATAGGTTCCGGCGAGCCGAAGGTGACAAATATGCCGAAATGGTTAGGCTCGTCCGCGACGGCAGCATTAGTGATCATTTGGGCCAGATCATTTCACGCGTATGCCAGCGACGCGCCTGCTTGCATGAAATTCACGCATGAGGTTGGATGTAGGCCGCTAGAGGTTTCACGAACTTGGCAGGTCGATACTACCCCTATCGGTTTAGGCCGGATCCGGCGCGTGGCGCAGCGGGGTACCGGCGTTTTTGTTCCCATCTTGCAACCTTTGGGTGGTACCACATTCGGGTGTCCATTCGAGTTGAGGGATTGGCTACACCTAGGCTACAGAACGTGGTGTCTGTGTCGCCGTGAGCAATCGCAAAGGCTTGATAAATCTGGAGCGGGAAACGGGATTCGAACCCGCGACCCTCTGCTTGGGAAGCAGATGCTCTACCACTGAGCTATTCCCGCTCGCCCTGTAGTGCCGGATACGGCGTCTTCATTATATTCCCTGCCGAAGGCGAGCGTCAAAGGGTGCGGGCCGCGAACCCCGGCCCCGCGGCCCGTTTTGGCCTCCTGAGGACATGAGTACATCGAACCGGTTTGGGGTATTATCCTAGTGCTGATTTTTGTCCCGCCGTTGTCAGATCAAGAGAAGACACTGAGAACACAAAGGAAGGTGCAGACGTGACGAGAGCCGGGTCGCTCTTGTTGACGGGGTTGATGATCGCCGCCCTTGCGGTCTTGCCGGCCGCGGCCGGGCCTGGACCGAAGGGCGCGCCGGGCACTCCGGGCGCTTCCGAAGCGCCCTCCAAAGTTGTAGTCCGTCACGCGGGGCAGCTGTTCTGTCCGACGACGCGGCTCGGCGCCGGGGGCGTCGTGATTCCGGCCGGGCAGTGCTTCATGATCTCTGTCTTGCGCGACACCGGCGGAACGTTCCTCGCGTTCGTCCCGCAGGGGACCAGGATTCCGCCGGGGCAGCTCGTGCGGCTCAACACCCCGGCCGGTCCGAAACTCAAGGGCCGCCTGTTCCTCGTCCCGTTGTCGATCACGTCGGTGCTGCTGCCGCTCAATACGATGACCCTGGTCGCCGCGACAATCCAATACCTCGCCACCCAAGTCATAATTAACGTGACGGGACTGCCGGCCCCGGTGCCGCCGATCCCCTTTCGTGACCTCCGCTGAGAGGCGCGTGCGTACGGACGCGTAGCGTGTAGGGTCCGGCACAGCCCGCCGGCGGTTTGCATCGCGCACCAAGGCCCCCGGGCCTGAGCGGGACCGGGGGCCGTTCTATTCGCGCCGGCCCGCGGGCTCGGTTCGATCGCCGAGCCGCCGTCCCAGCAGAGCGACGAGCGCGCGGGCGATCATCTCCTTGCCCTGCACGACCTGCTCCACGGTGCCGTCCGGCCGGACGAAGTGGCCCGTGTGGGTGCCGTGCTCGATGTCGCGCATGTCGTTGGCCACGACGAGATCCGCCTGCGTGCGGCGCGCCCAGTCCGCGGCGATCCCGACCAATTCGGCAGGCGACTTGGCGACCTCGAGCTTGAACCCGATGAAAAACGTCCGCGGGGCGAGATCGTGCACGAGCCCCGCCGCCTTCGGCGTGGGCACCAGGCGGACGAGCCACTCCGTTTGGTTGCTGGACACTTTCTCTTCGCGCGTCTCGGCCGGCGCGAAGTCGAGCACGGCCATCGCGTGCACGACGGCGTCGAAGCCGGTCGGCAGCTGCTGCCGGAACACCGCGACCAGTTCGTCGACGGTGTCGATCGGCAGCACGCGAAGATGATCGATGCGCCCGCCGCGGACGAGGGGCAGGGCGCTGCCCCGGCCGTAGACGAACGTGACGTCCGCGCCGGCTTCGAGCGCGGCCTCGGCGATGAGCGAACCGAGCCGGCCGGTTGACTTGTTGGAGAGAAAGCGGACGGCGTCGAGCGGCGCCCGCGTGGGGCCGGACGTGATCAGGATGCGGCGTCCCTGGAGGCTCATGGGCCCATCTTTACGCGGTCTGGACCCGTCTCCCCTCGCCGGCATCCCGCAGCGCGCCGTCGAGCTCGTCCCGCACCTCCGGATCGGGCTCATGCAGCAGCCGGTCGCGCAGGTGCCGGCGCGCGGCGTCGCCGCCGATCCGCCCCAGCGCCCACGCGGCGTGCCCACGGATCAACGCGTCGGGATCCTGGAGTGCTTCGGCGAGCGCCGGGACCGCGGCGGGGTCCCCCGCGTTGCCGAGCGCCACGGCGACGTTGCGGCGGAACCCCCGCCGCTTCGCGCGCTTCACGGGCGAGCGGCGAAACCGCCGGCGAAACTCGGCCTCGCCGATGTTGAGCAGCGGGATCAGTTCCGGCCGGGCGCCGGTGTCGGGCCGCGGCGCCAATTCGGGATGCCGCGCCGCCGCGGTCCGCGCGTTGTGGGGGCACACCGCCTGACAGATGTCGCAGCCGAAGACGTGGCCGCCGATCTGCGGCCGCAGGTCGCGCGGGATGGATCCGCGGTGTTCGATCGTCAGGTACGAGATGCAGCGCCGCGCGTCCACAGTGTACGGGGCGACGATCGCGCCGGTCGGGCAGGCGTCGAGGCAGATGCGGCAGCGGCCGCAGTCGCCCTCGGCCGCCTCATCCGGCGGGAGCGCGAGATCGGTGAGAATCTCCCCGAGAAACACCCACGAGCCGTACGCGCGCTGAGTGATGATCATCGTGTTCTTGCCGAACCAGCCGAGGCCGGCCCGCCGCGCCGCCGCCCGGTCGATGACCGGGCCGGTGTCCACGTAGTAACGTGCGATCCGCGCGCCGCGGGTGCGAAGGAACTCCGCGAGCCGCCGCAGGCGGGGTTCCATCACGAGATGATAGTCGTCGCCGTGAGCGTAGCGGCTGATCCGCCCGCGCGGCCCGGCCGCCGGCCAACAGTCGCGGCCGGCCGACAAGGGTGCCCCCGCATCGCCGTCGGTGCCGCCCGGGACGGCGTCCCCGTAGTAGAGGCCGACGACGACGAGCGATCTGGCGTCGGGGACCACGGCCGCCGGCGCCGGTGAGCGCGGGGCGTTGCGGGCCATGTAGGCCATCTCGCCGTGGTAGCCCTGCGCCACCCAATCGGTGAGCGCCCGGCCCTCCAAGGCGAACGGCGCGGCCGTTGTGATCCCGCACAGGTCGAATCCGGCGGCGCGCGCTTCGGCTTTGACGGCGGCGGCGAGCGCCGCGGGAGTGCTCACGCGCCCAGTATAGCCCGGACGCCCCGTTCGGTCCACGCACCCGGGGTCTCTCTTCCCCCTCGCCGCCTGTGCACTCGCCGTACCGGGGCTGTGAATGCCCACCGCACGGGCCGGTCTCGAGCCGCGAGTAGTTAGCCGGACCCCCAACCGCTCAACGTCAAGAACATGTCAGCCGCCCGCGGATCGAATTGCCTGCCGGCCTGCTCCCGGATGTACGCTCGAGTCTGCGCCTCCCCCCACGCGGGACGATAGAGACGATCTGAGCGCTGGGCCTCCTCGCGACGCTGCTCCGCGACCTCGTAGAAACTAAGCCCAGAAGTCAGGAAAATAGCGGTGAGCACAAGGACGATGACACGGGCGGACAATCCAAACCGCCGCGGCCGCGGATGCGCTACGCCACGGAGTCCATGACCGACGGGACGGTCCGAGCTCAAAGTCAGGGCGGTGTTTCTCGTACGGACCTCCACTGGGCCGAGAGAGGTCCTCCTCGGGCGACAGTATTGCGCTGATAAACCGCATACCCTGACAGGCCCCGATTCAGACCAAAGGGCGGCGCGACGATGTCCCGCCGCGCGTGGCGAGATCCTCAAACTGGACCTGTAACAGAACGTCACGCGCAGAGCTTTACTCCACAGACCCAAGACCAGGAACCCCGTCCACGCACCCGGGGCGGAGGACCGGTGGCCCGCGCGGCGAAGGGCTTGACGCCTCGAGCGCTGATGGCGCGAGCGCGACGGTACCCATCCGTGGGCATGGGAGGAACCGGTGCGGATCACCACCTTGGAGGCCACGCCCGTCGCCGCGCCCGATCCGCCGCTGCGCAACTCCTGGGGCGTCCACGCGCCGTACTTTCTCCGGACCATTCTCCGCCTGACGACGGACGACGGGTTCGTGGGCCTGAGCGAGACGTACGGTCCTGACAAAGTCGGTCCGCTCGCCGTCGAACGGGCCCGGCAGGTCGTGGTCGGGGAAAGCCCCTATAACGTGCAGCGGTTCATCTACCGTCTGCGCGACACCGTCCTCGCCGGCGCGATCGAAGTCGGCTGCCTCGATCTGATCGGCCGCGCCGCCGGCCGGCGCCTGTGCGATCTGCTCGGCGGACCGGTGCGCGAGCGCGTGCCGTTCAGCGCCTACCTCTTCTACAAATACGCCGACGACGATGCCTGGGGAGAGGTCGGGTCCGCGGAACAGATGGTCGGCCTGGCCGAGGCCTTCGTCGAACGGTTCGGCTTCCGCACGCTCAAGGTCAAAGGGGGCGTCCTGCCGCCGCCGGAGGAGGTCGAGACGATGCGGCTCCTCCGCGAGCGCTTCGGCCCCGGGTACGCGTTGCGCCTCGATCCCAACGCGGTGTGGTCTGTGGAGACCAGCCTCCGCGTGGCGCACGACCTGGAACGCGCCGGTGTGTGGCTTGAGTACCTCGAAGATCCGACCGAGGGCATCGAGGGCATGGCCAGGGTGCGGGAGCGCATCGCCATGCCGCTGGCGACCAACATGTGCGTGACGTCGTGGGACGAGATCGCGCCGGCGGTGTCGCGCGGCGCGGTGGACGTCGTCCTCTCCGATCACCACGCCTGGGGCGGATTGCGGGCCTGCCAGGAACTCGGCCGCGTCTGCCGGGTGTTTCACCTCGGCATCGGCATGCATTCCAACAGCCACTTCGGGATCTCGATGGCGGCCATGACGCATCTGGCCGCCGTCGTGCCGGCCATGGTGGCGGCCGCCGACACCCATTACCCCTGGCTGACCGAGGACATCGTGGCCGGCCGGCCGTTCGCGTTCGAGGACGGCACGCTCGCCGTGCCGCCGGGGCCCGGGCTGGGCGTCGATCTCGACGAAGACCGGCTCGCGGCCTGCCATGACGCGTTCCGGCGCGGTGTCGTGCGCCAGCGCGACGATACCGCCGAGCTCGTCAAGCGTGATCCGGGGTGGCTTCCGATCAAGCCGCGCTGGTAGGGCGCGTACCCGCTCCGGGGGGCCACGCCGGCCGGGGCCGGCGTGAGGGATCACAGGGGGAGGAACCGGCATGACCAGGAAGATCCCGCGACGAAAGTTTCTTCAACTCTCCGGCGTGGCCGCGGGGGCGCTCTCGGCCGCCTCCGCGTTCCGCGGACTTGCGCCGGGCGCACAGGCGAGTGCCGTGGCGGCGCCCGCAACGAAATTCCAGGAAGCCCCGATGCTCGCCACGCTGGTCCAGCAGGGCAAGCTGCCGGCGCTTGCCGAGCGCCTCCCGCATGCCGAGGACGTCCTCGTCGTCCGGCCGGTGAAGACGGCCGGCGAGTACGGCGGCACGTGGCATCGTGTCTGGAAGGGCCCTGCCGATTTTCACGCGTGGCAGCGACTAAACTACGAAGAGGTGCTGCGCTGGCCCCGGAATCCCAGGGACCCGATCCAGCAGGGGCTGGCCAAGCGCTGGACGTTCACCGACGGCGGAAAGACGCTGACCCTGTACTTCCGGCGAGGCCTCAAATGGTCCGACGGGCATCCGTGGACTGTTGATGACGTCCTGTTCTGGTGGCACGACATCGAGCTCAACAAGGAGCTGTCGGCGGCGCCGCACGCGGAGTGGGTGGTGGGCGAGAAGCTGATGGTGCCGGAGAAGGTCGACGATTATACGCTTCGGCTCTCGTTCGCCGCGGCGAACGGGATGGTCTTGCGGATGCTGGCGTTCCACGGCTGTCAGTGGCCGCTCAGCTTCGAGCGGTTCGGGTTCTACGCGCCCGCCCACTATCTCAAGCAGTTCCACCCCAAGTACAACTCCGCGGTCACGGACTACAAGCTCTTCAACCAGAAGGCGGACGACCTCAATCCGCAACGTCCGTCCATGACCCCCTGGCCGGTCTCGCAGTATACGCCCGGCAGCGCCACGCTCATCGCGGACCGCAACCCTTACTACTGGAAGGTGGACCCGGCCGGCCGGCAGCTGCCGTACATCGACCGCGTCGAGCACACCCTCGTCGAGAGCAACGAGGCCGCCGCGGGCCTCGCCCTCTCCTGCCGGATCGACATGCAGTACCGGAGCATGGACCTCAAGAAGTACCCGTTGTTTGTCGAGAAGTCCGCCGCGTGCCACTACCACGTCCTGCGGTGGGCGTCGGCGCAGGGCGGCCAGGTTGTGTTCTGGCCGAACCAGACCTATCCGCACGACCCGGTCCTGCGTAAGATCTTCCAGGACCGCAACTTCCGCATCGCGCTCTCCTACGCGATCGACCGGCAGAAGATCAACGCCGTCTCGTATCTGAACCAGGGCGTCATCAACGGCCAGCTCGTTGTGCCCGATTCCCCCTACTTCGTGCCCGACGTGAACACGCTCTACCAGCAGCACGATCCGAAGCGGGCCGGCGAATACCTGGACAAAGCCGGCCTCAAGCTCGGCCCGGACGGGAAGACCCGCCTGCGCCCGGACGGGCGGCCGCTCGAAATCACGATCGAGACGCAAATGCAGGGCGCCGACCTGGACGCGGTCCAGCTCACAGCCTCCGACTGGAACGCGGTGGGCGTCAAGGCGGTCGTCAAGACGATGTCGCGCGATCTCTACTGGCCGCGCGCCACCGGCAACGAGGTGCAGATCGCCACCTGGGGGACCGACCGCGGGATCGAGCCGTTTGTGGACCCGATCTACGTGTTCCCGTTCGATGAGCGGTCGTGGATGGCGCCGGCATTCGGCGTGTACTACAAGACCGGCGGCGCGCGCGGCGAGCGGCCGACCGGGCCGCTGGCGCGCTCGCAGCAGCTGTACGACCTGTTCAAGGTCACGGTGGATCAGGCGAAACAGGTCGACCTCGGCAAGAAACTCATCCGGATGGCCGCCGAAGAGGCGACGACCATCACCACGGTCGGCGTGGTGCCCGTGCCGGTCATCGTCAAGGACAACATGGAAAACGTCCCGGCGCACTACACGCAGGACTGGGTCATCATGTCGCCGGGGAATCTGGACCCCTGCCAGTTCTTCTTCAAGAAGGCGTAGCCGGCCGGGTTCTCGGGGACGCGGGGCATGCTCGCCTACATCGCGAGGCGGCTCGGGGCGATGATCCCGA harbors:
- a CDS encoding enolase C-terminal domain-like protein; this encodes MRITTLEATPVAAPDPPLRNSWGVHAPYFLRTILRLTTDDGFVGLSETYGPDKVGPLAVERARQVVVGESPYNVQRFIYRLRDTVLAGAIEVGCLDLIGRAAGRRLCDLLGGPVRERVPFSAYLFYKYADDDAWGEVGSAEQMVGLAEAFVERFGFRTLKVKGGVLPPPEEVETMRLLRERFGPGYALRLDPNAVWSVETSLRVAHDLERAGVWLEYLEDPTEGIEGMARVRERIAMPLATNMCVTSWDEIAPAVSRGAVDVVLSDHHAWGGLRACQELGRVCRVFHLGIGMHSNSHFGISMAAMTHLAAVVPAMVAAADTHYPWLTEDIVAGRPFAFEDGTLAVPPGPGLGVDLDEDRLAACHDAFRRGVVRQRDDTAELVKRDPGWLPIKPRW
- a CDS encoding ABC transporter substrate-binding protein produces the protein MTRKIPRRKFLQLSGVAAGALSAASAFRGLAPGAQASAVAAPATKFQEAPMLATLVQQGKLPALAERLPHAEDVLVVRPVKTAGEYGGTWHRVWKGPADFHAWQRLNYEEVLRWPRNPRDPIQQGLAKRWTFTDGGKTLTLYFRRGLKWSDGHPWTVDDVLFWWHDIELNKELSAAPHAEWVVGEKLMVPEKVDDYTLRLSFAAANGMVLRMLAFHGCQWPLSFERFGFYAPAHYLKQFHPKYNSAVTDYKLFNQKADDLNPQRPSMTPWPVSQYTPGSATLIADRNPYYWKVDPAGRQLPYIDRVEHTLVESNEAAAGLALSCRIDMQYRSMDLKKYPLFVEKSAACHYHVLRWASAQGGQVVFWPNQTYPHDPVLRKIFQDRNFRIALSYAIDRQKINAVSYLNQGVINGQLVVPDSPYFVPDVNTLYQQHDPKRAGEYLDKAGLKLGPDGKTRLRPDGRPLEITIETQMQGADLDAVQLTASDWNAVGVKAVVKTMSRDLYWPRATGNEVQIATWGTDRGIEPFVDPIYVFPFDERSWMAPAFGVYYKTGGARGERPTGPLARSQQLYDLFKVTVDQAKQVDLGKKLIRMAAEEATTITTVGVVPVPVIVKDNMENVPAHYTQDWVIMSPGNLDPCQFFFKKA
- a CDS encoding pentapeptide repeat-containing protein, with amino-acid sequence KVLLSLLMLARPGRDVIKRTQLTFESRNLAGLRFMNRDLSGVSFRQSDLSHGVFRDCDLRGALFEGTFLHRTRFEGDNDLRDARFGDSSRAFSIFVGSKLLDDPGQIKEWLAARTGRPVPTAESCPTALQLRYLFGKYITPLGTPKRDYLKHDALVAGRQYPGAARPEACLDEAVSEGYLTGPDFRNRFRRAEGDKYAEMVRLVRDGSISDHLGQIISRVCQRRACLHEIHA
- a CDS encoding phosphopantothenoylcysteine decarboxylase, whose protein sequence is MSLQGRRILITSGPTRAPLDAVRFLSNKSTGRLGSLIAEAALEAGADVTFVYGRGSALPLVRGGRIDHLRVLPIDTVDELVAVFRQQLPTGFDAVVHAMAVLDFAPAETREEKVSSNQTEWLVRLVPTPKAAGLVHDLAPRTFFIGFKLEVAKSPAELVGIAADWARRTQADLVVANDMRDIEHGTHTGHFVRPDGTVEQVVQGKEMIARALVALLGRRLGDRTEPAGRRE
- the queG gene encoding tRNA epoxyqueuosine(34) reductase QueG produces the protein MSTPAALAAAVKAEARAAGFDLCGITTAAPFALEGRALTDWVAQGYHGEMAYMARNAPRSPAPAAVVPDARSLVVVGLYYGDAVPGGTDGDAGAPLSAGRDCWPAAGPRGRISRYAHGDDYHLVMEPRLRRLAEFLRTRGARIARYYVDTGPVIDRAAARRAGLGWFGKNTMIITQRAYGSWVFLGEILTDLALPPDEAAEGDCGRCRICLDACPTGAIVAPYTVDARRCISYLTIEHRGSIPRDLRPQIGGHVFGCDICQAVCPHNARTAAARHPELAPRPDTGARPELIPLLNIGEAEFRRRFRRSPVKRAKRRGFRRNVAVALGNAGDPAAVPALAEALQDPDALIRGHAAWALGRIGGDAARRHLRDRLLHEPDPEVRDELDGALRDAGEGRRVQTA